In a genomic window of Novosphingobium sp. KA1:
- a CDS encoding DsbC family protein, translating to MRRITKLAIGGALLSLGASTSASAGDTGKSKAVSTLQTAAAEAEKRLHQTFTNLAFEEFGPAPVHGTLYQALAGGKVIYFAPESEHLIFGAVYDRNGANLTALAQDAAARKRMHAIDPADALLIGPDGAPKVIEFTDPDCPYCQALERFWISRIAEGQPVQRQVYFVSGIHPDAAAKAEHILCSPDPEREFKAIYAGARPAPLRKCKAGAERVARETEAIRKMGISGTPTLIVDGKLVSGFQQGELQAFLDTAYAKPAKDP from the coding sequence ATGCGTCGGATCACTAAGCTCGCAATTGGCGGTGCGCTTCTCTCGCTCGGTGCAAGCACAAGCGCGTCTGCGGGAGATACCGGCAAGAGCAAGGCCGTATCAACCCTACAAACCGCCGCTGCGGAAGCCGAAAAACGGCTGCATCAGACCTTCACGAACCTTGCGTTCGAGGAGTTCGGGCCTGCCCCTGTTCACGGCACGCTTTACCAGGCTCTTGCTGGAGGCAAAGTGATCTACTTCGCCCCGGAGAGCGAGCACCTGATCTTCGGAGCTGTCTATGATCGCAACGGCGCGAACCTGACGGCACTCGCCCAGGACGCCGCAGCGAGAAAGCGAATGCATGCGATCGATCCGGCTGACGCCCTGCTTATCGGCCCCGACGGTGCTCCGAAAGTCATCGAGTTCACCGATCCCGATTGCCCATACTGTCAAGCGCTCGAACGCTTCTGGATATCGCGGATAGCAGAAGGACAGCCCGTTCAGCGGCAGGTCTACTTCGTGAGCGGCATCCATCCGGATGCTGCCGCCAAGGCCGAGCACATCCTGTGCTCACCCGATCCGGAAAGGGAGTTCAAGGCGATTTACGCCGGTGCCCGCCCTGCTCCGCTACGAAAGTGCAAGGCCGGCGCCGAGCGTGTCGCACGCGAGACAGAGGCGATCCGCAAGATGGGAATCTCCGGCACGCCGACACTGATCGTGGATGGCAAGCTGGTTTCGGGCTTCCAGCAAGGTGAGCTCCAGGCGTTTCTGGACACGGCCTACGCCAAGCCGGCGAAGGATCCCTGA
- a CDS encoding transcriptional regulator, giving the protein MSLSNAAAVAESPLDYVKVQSGRQIEQARKRKHITQAELARDLGTGVRWLREIEGGNPKARLDDHLMCTYRLGLSTGHILIPLLFAGQRMSFPRQLATGDLTELERSCIEIIAQRNLDHLTRALTPIWQSGHEPTR; this is encoded by the coding sequence ATGTCGCTTTCGAATGCGGCTGCCGTTGCCGAGAGTCCGCTCGATTACGTGAAGGTACAATCTGGGCGGCAGATCGAACAGGCACGGAAGCGAAAACACATCACTCAGGCTGAACTCGCCCGGGATCTCGGTACGGGCGTGCGGTGGCTCCGCGAGATCGAGGGGGGCAATCCAAAAGCCCGGCTCGACGATCACCTCATGTGCACATACCGGCTCGGTCTTTCGACCGGGCACATCCTGATCCCGCTGTTGTTCGCCGGGCAAAGGATGTCTTTTCCGCGGCAACTTGCGACCGGGGATCTCACGGAACTTGAGCGATCATGCATAGAAATTATCGCGCAGCGAAATCTCGACCACCTGACCAGAGCTCTGACGCCGATTTGGCAATCCGGGCACGAACCTACGAGATGA
- a CDS encoding GntR family transcriptional regulator codes for MKMMMSAMDPQTHDRVYRSLKAEYRAGLLEPGVRLDLQVLADRHRASKTPLREAANRLLGERLFERHPDGGFMVAVLSDEQLGYLTGLNILIMRGIISALVPGILEEIASRALESAHPDAVSGTANAAAQVFLALAEATGNPEAVAILDSINDRLLYPRIAEARGSDRSRVTFAKLLKHWAAGNADFPLDHSWIR; via the coding sequence ATGAAAATGATGATGTCTGCGATGGATCCACAAACCCACGATCGCGTGTACAGATCTCTCAAGGCAGAATATAGGGCGGGACTGCTCGAACCGGGTGTTCGACTGGACTTGCAGGTTCTTGCCGATCGACATCGGGCAAGCAAGACTCCGCTACGCGAGGCGGCGAACCGGCTGCTGGGCGAACGGTTGTTCGAACGGCATCCGGATGGTGGTTTCATGGTTGCTGTATTGTCCGACGAGCAGCTGGGCTACCTTACCGGTCTAAATATCTTGATAATGCGGGGAATAATTTCGGCCCTGGTGCCGGGAATCCTTGAAGAAATCGCTTCGCGGGCGCTTGAGAGTGCGCATCCGGACGCGGTGTCCGGTACCGCGAATGCAGCCGCGCAAGTCTTCCTGGCGCTCGCGGAGGCAACCGGCAATCCAGAGGCGGTTGCGATTCTCGACAGCATCAACGACCGCCTATTGTATCCTCGGATCGCTGAAGCAAGAGGTTCGGATCGCTCTCGTGTGACTTTCGCCAAGTTGCTGAAGCATTGGGCTGCCGGCAACGCGGATTTTCCTCTGGATCATTCATGGATAAGATGA
- a CDS encoding benenodin family lasso peptide codes for MHRNDEHDADLLELGTASVDTKGPPLPVAVDIQGAFGTEGLNDE; via the coding sequence ATGCATCGCAATGACGAACATGACGCCGATCTTCTCGAACTCGGCACTGCATCGGTCGACACGAAGGGACCGCCGCTCCCGGTTGCCGTCGACATCCAGGGGGCATTCGGCACCGAAGGCCTCAACGACGAATGA
- a CDS encoding lasso peptide biosynthesis B2 protein has product MRSGLAALVARYRSTPFVGSGSDQALRRTAIVAAFQSMRLLLDPTDRCLPLSFAMAFEMKRSGCRCNVIFGITLEPFRAHCWTQFEDRVLNDRLDHVLDFKPILVL; this is encoded by the coding sequence ATGAGGTCTGGACTTGCTGCCCTCGTAGCGCGCTATCGCTCGACGCCGTTCGTTGGCTCTGGCAGCGATCAAGCATTGCGCCGAACTGCGATAGTGGCAGCCTTCCAATCCATGCGTCTGTTGCTTGACCCGACCGACAGGTGCCTTCCGCTCTCGTTTGCCATGGCCTTCGAAATGAAACGCTCGGGCTGCCGGTGCAATGTCATCTTTGGCATCACACTTGAGCCTTTCCGGGCGCATTGCTGGACCCAGTTCGAAGATCGGGTCCTCAATGACAGGCTCGACCATGTGCTCGATTTCAAGCCGATACTTGTCCTGTGA
- a CDS encoding asparagine synthetase B family protein, with protein sequence MAELCVGKAASTSPLDPLGRTIVGRAIGRDGQPARLMGGKVGAQFSEQVVREFWGMFLAVEIPPDGDPVRVTRDASSLLPAYYAATGSELIVASDVSLLTAERSVKSIDWTAVATHLHCDSLRTRRTCIAGVSELLAGEVLVAGHGQFSVKPVWSPWAFTHRDAQINDYRSAVDQLRDCVLSTVAALANGYEHAVIGISGGLDSSVVAAALLNSGVKISALTLATTAPGGDERHYARILSSGLGFGLTEAVEEVDCVDIAHSEAAGLPRPVARSFAQWGNRRHAELATDVAADVFFNGAGGDNVFCALNSVSMLADRWMTEGLRIGLLHTARDLAVMGDTTWWDALKRGLARARRKPLHYRWPLTGKFLSEYSRTHVAFEHPWLAARPDGTLPGKSAHVAWMMGIQNHLEGFSHGRIHPIVSPLVAQPVQELCLRIPTWFWCAGGRNRAVARDAFADLLPQAIVNRTSKGTPSTFVLALMRANSASIKEMLNYGILAEHGFVDTGAVNACLDCPDDPVPATYARMMALVDVEAWLQSWRG encoded by the coding sequence ATGGCCGAACTCTGCGTGGGAAAAGCGGCTTCAACCTCCCCGCTGGATCCGCTCGGCAGAACGATCGTAGGCAGGGCGATCGGCCGGGATGGCCAGCCTGCACGATTGATGGGCGGCAAGGTCGGCGCCCAATTCAGCGAACAGGTTGTGCGTGAATTCTGGGGGATGTTTCTCGCCGTCGAGATCCCACCGGATGGTGACCCCGTGCGGGTAACCCGCGACGCTTCCAGCCTGCTTCCGGCATACTACGCCGCGACGGGTTCGGAACTGATCGTGGCGTCGGATGTATCGCTTCTTACGGCCGAACGGTCGGTCAAGTCCATCGACTGGACCGCAGTCGCGACGCATCTTCACTGCGATAGCCTCCGTACCCGAAGAACGTGCATTGCGGGTGTGAGCGAGCTCCTGGCAGGAGAGGTGCTTGTGGCGGGGCACGGTCAATTTTCAGTAAAGCCGGTTTGGTCCCCTTGGGCGTTCACGCACCGAGATGCGCAAATCAACGACTATCGATCGGCCGTTGATCAACTGCGCGATTGTGTTCTCTCGACGGTAGCTGCCCTCGCGAACGGATACGAGCATGCCGTGATCGGCATTTCCGGGGGCCTCGATTCCAGTGTCGTGGCAGCGGCACTGCTAAACTCCGGGGTGAAGATTTCTGCACTGACACTGGCTACCACCGCTCCGGGGGGCGACGAGCGCCACTATGCGCGCATACTTTCAAGCGGCCTCGGGTTCGGCCTCACGGAAGCCGTCGAGGAGGTTGACTGCGTGGACATTGCCCATTCCGAAGCGGCGGGCCTCCCGAGACCTGTTGCGCGCTCATTTGCCCAATGGGGCAACCGCCGCCATGCCGAGCTTGCAACAGACGTTGCGGCAGATGTCTTCTTCAACGGAGCAGGAGGAGACAACGTGTTTTGCGCCCTCAACTCGGTATCGATGCTGGCGGATCGCTGGATGACCGAGGGCCTGCGGATAGGGCTGTTGCATACGGCACGTGATCTTGCTGTCATGGGCGATACGACGTGGTGGGATGCTCTGAAACGTGGTCTCGCCCGCGCGAGGCGCAAGCCGCTGCATTATCGCTGGCCATTAACAGGAAAGTTCCTATCGGAGTACAGCCGTACGCACGTTGCCTTCGAGCATCCCTGGCTTGCCGCCCGGCCGGACGGTACATTGCCGGGTAAATCGGCTCATGTCGCATGGATGATGGGAATTCAGAATCATCTGGAAGGGTTTTCGCACGGGCGCATCCATCCCATAGTCTCGCCGCTCGTTGCCCAACCGGTCCAGGAACTTTGTCTGCGGATCCCCACCTGGTTCTGGTGCGCTGGTGGGCGCAATCGTGCGGTGGCGCGGGATGCGTTCGCGGACTTGTTGCCGCAAGCCATCGTCAACCGCACGTCCAAAGGAACGCCGTCGACATTCGTGCTGGCGCTCATGCGGGCGAACAGCGCATCAATCAAGGAGATGCTGAATTACGGCATCCTGGCAGAACATGGCTTCGTGGATACCGGGGCAGTCAATGCATGCCTTGACTGCCCCGATGACCCCGTACCGGCAACTTATGCTCGCATGATGGCATTGGTTGACGTCGAGGCCTGGTTGCAGAGCTGGAGAGGTTGA
- a CDS encoding prolyl oligopeptidase family serine peptidase gives MPRHIGHLLAAAACLATHPCNLAAKERPRDPTLEDIVNVRSIDGLMLSPDGKSVAYRVTTPSLRDNETSVQWFAVPVDGTRPPVPLGRSQVPIWMALYDMVDLPQARWLDDHTIAALGMYDDTRQVHRLGPGDLDEPLTQDPADVVSFTVKGPRLAYTTRSDRSAIVSDQNREQRRGIRLDRTVNTDGLRLTDNFRIGSRLTTIRRQDEAFAVEAYAGPFRDREVTLPSAPIASEHRAAFLDGASLKTGVNVLKGDHGTLAVNVGPGGEDGDAFRKFTIAFTDASGNSRPCNAEFCSGLTASLKGLAFAPGTGELVAFTEQDFSDRTSINGWNPATGAFRVIRPADGSLNGGAAYGGSPCAFGKSFAICVKAGPTTPASLVRVDLAGGTIRPLAAPNAAFSERNWGEFRFLDWTDADGRKNHGVLLLPKEHGTKMPLVLTTYRCRGFLRGGTASHVAEHLLIQRGIAALCVSGNNGSLTERDAEGKRPPLGPHLAQIASYRAIIDKLAAEGLIDRRRVGISGHSFTSMVATYAISHTDLFAVAETVGNTIDPGPYFVSSPMPESFRSYLYPAMGLPLPDNDPNGEIAKASPALNARNVTAPLLMQPPESEYICALQLYSAIAARKGAVDLYVYPMEAHMGSREPQHIYWRNRRALDWFAFWLTGKEYPDPAYPDQYSHWRNMRATREETLHQSHRTAG, from the coding sequence ATGCCCAGACACATCGGCCATTTGCTCGCGGCGGCGGCATGCCTCGCTACTCATCCCTGCAATCTCGCGGCCAAGGAACGGCCGCGCGATCCAACCCTGGAGGATATCGTCAATGTCCGTTCGATCGATGGCCTGATGTTGTCCCCCGACGGCAAGTCGGTCGCCTACCGGGTAACGACGCCATCGCTTCGCGACAATGAAACGAGCGTGCAATGGTTCGCGGTGCCTGTCGATGGAACACGGCCACCCGTTCCACTTGGCCGATCGCAGGTTCCGATCTGGATGGCACTCTACGATATGGTCGATCTGCCCCAGGCCCGGTGGCTCGACGACCATACGATAGCGGCACTTGGGATGTATGACGATACTCGCCAAGTTCATCGGCTTGGTCCTGGCGATCTCGACGAACCGCTGACGCAAGACCCCGCCGATGTCGTCTCGTTCACCGTCAAAGGTCCGCGCCTCGCCTACACGACGCGTTCGGACCGTTCCGCGATTGTTTCCGATCAGAACCGGGAGCAGCGCCGCGGCATTCGTCTTGATCGTACTGTTAACACGGACGGATTGCGGCTGACGGATAACTTCCGGATCGGGAGTCGCCTCACCACGATCCGCAGACAGGATGAGGCATTTGCCGTCGAAGCTTACGCGGGGCCATTTCGAGACCGCGAAGTCACCCTCCCCAGCGCGCCAATCGCCAGCGAGCACCGGGCCGCCTTTCTCGACGGCGCGAGCCTGAAGACAGGCGTCAACGTGCTGAAAGGGGACCACGGAACACTTGCGGTGAATGTCGGCCCTGGCGGAGAAGATGGCGATGCCTTTCGAAAGTTCACGATTGCGTTTACCGACGCCAGTGGAAATTCCAGGCCCTGCAATGCCGAGTTTTGCAGCGGACTGACCGCTTCGCTCAAAGGGCTCGCCTTTGCGCCTGGCACCGGCGAACTCGTCGCTTTCACCGAACAGGATTTTTCCGACCGCACGAGCATTAACGGCTGGAATCCAGCTACCGGCGCCTTCAGGGTCATTCGTCCTGCCGATGGCTCCTTGAACGGCGGCGCCGCTTACGGCGGCAGTCCCTGTGCCTTCGGCAAAAGCTTTGCGATCTGCGTGAAAGCGGGACCGACAACGCCCGCCAGCCTGGTCCGGGTCGATCTTGCCGGCGGAACGATACGACCGCTGGCAGCGCCGAATGCGGCGTTCTCCGAGCGCAACTGGGGCGAATTCCGGTTTCTGGACTGGACCGACGCAGATGGCCGAAAGAACCACGGCGTACTGTTGCTCCCAAAGGAACATGGCACCAAGATGCCGCTCGTCCTAACGACATATCGCTGCCGGGGCTTTCTTAGAGGCGGCACGGCATCTCATGTCGCCGAACATCTGCTGATTCAGCGCGGTATTGCCGCGCTTTGCGTCAGCGGAAACAACGGCAGTCTTACCGAGCGCGATGCCGAAGGGAAGCGTCCCCCCCTCGGGCCCCATCTGGCGCAGATAGCGAGTTACCGGGCAATCATTGACAAGCTTGCTGCGGAAGGCCTCATCGATCGGCGCCGCGTCGGAATTTCCGGTCACAGTTTCACCAGCATGGTTGCAACTTACGCGATCAGCCATACTGATCTGTTTGCTGTCGCTGAAACCGTTGGCAACACGATCGATCCGGGCCCCTATTTCGTCAGTTCACCGATGCCGGAATCGTTTCGCAGCTACCTTTATCCGGCGATGGGACTCCCCCTTCCCGACAACGACCCAAACGGGGAGATCGCAAAAGCGTCGCCCGCTCTGAACGCTCGGAACGTCACGGCACCGCTCCTCATGCAGCCGCCAGAAAGCGAATACATCTGCGCGTTGCAACTCTATTCCGCGATCGCGGCGCGCAAGGGAGCGGTTGACCTTTACGTCTATCCCATGGAAGCGCACATGGGGAGCCGCGAGCCTCAGCACATCTATTGGCGCAATCGCAGGGCGCTCGACTGGTTTGCATTCTGGCTGACAGGCAAGGAATACCCGGATCCGGCCTATCCGGATCAGTACTCTCATTGGCGCAATATGCGCGCCACCAGAGAAGAGACTCTGCACCAAAGCCACAGGACGGCAGGCTGA
- a CDS encoding TonB-dependent receptor gives MPPEKSSQNDWIPTGGIEVVHMGKRTKLGLLGATALASILLSSPAAADPAGKQHYNLEAGALGDALQAVSRLSGREIIFSSEAVIGRRAPRLEGTYSADEAVRRLLSGSGLKVQYRKDVILIGGRSEATDDAGEGSLKSADIVVTGSRIAGAPPASQVISMNREQIDDSGHTNLPEVLAAIPQNFGGGQNPGVGFNVPVGNGENVGSSSSINLRGLGPDATLTLVNGHRLAYGGYRQSIDVSSIPFLAVEAIQIVPDGASAIYGSDAVAGVANILLRRRFEGLQVQTTLGASTDGGNTEQIYSAMGGLNWSSGNILIAYEYGKNTAIDASQRSYTREVNPGLTLYPAMSHHNVAMSSSTQIVPAVTAGLDVLANWRTARNGYALSGDPAVPRYDIASPHFSLAVAPSLRWDIGEDWSLSVNGTFGIDRVKTKTDQVSGATATPAVRSCFCNSSWSVEAGATGRIFSLPAGDAKIALGGGLRSNTLHSKRTVGSVSDIKATQNVQFAYAEIAVPLVASAGILQSLSANGAARFEHYSGIASVTTPKFGLVADLSGGVKLRASWGRSFRAPTLFQLYGDPSILLRPASIAGGTGLPATATILQRTGGNTDLKPERATTWSAGIEFKPAFAPGLKLEATYFNIRYQNRIVQPIPYLSRALSDPVYAAYVQRNPSASDQESLLAQGTFLNLTTAAYDPGNVAAIIEFNYTNAASQWVDGIDFLAQYDLDLGDSSHLQFVANAGYLHSSQRLSPLQSTNQVAGTLFNPPNWRARGGGTWKGGNTTLSAFGNYTGGVTDVRTTSEIPVPGMFTLDLVAGYEIQSSVRALDGLVVRLSAQNVLNDKPSQIATSAAYLAAYDSTNYSAFGRVISFTISQTF, from the coding sequence ATGCCTCCTGAAAAATCCAGTCAAAATGACTGGATCCCTACAGGGGGGATCGAAGTGGTTCATATGGGTAAAAGGACAAAACTGGGCCTTCTCGGCGCGACGGCACTCGCATCGATACTTTTGAGTTCGCCGGCAGCGGCCGATCCCGCTGGCAAGCAGCATTACAATCTCGAAGCCGGCGCGCTTGGCGACGCACTCCAAGCCGTCAGCCGTCTTTCGGGTCGCGAAATCATCTTCAGTTCGGAAGCGGTCATCGGCCGGCGTGCGCCTCGTCTCGAGGGAACGTACAGCGCGGACGAGGCAGTGCGTCGACTGCTTTCCGGTTCCGGACTGAAGGTACAATACCGAAAGGATGTAATCCTGATCGGGGGGCGATCCGAGGCGACAGACGACGCGGGCGAAGGCTCGTTGAAGAGCGCCGATATCGTCGTGACAGGCTCGCGCATTGCAGGCGCCCCCCCTGCCTCGCAGGTCATCAGTATGAACCGCGAACAGATTGACGACAGCGGGCATACGAACCTGCCCGAAGTTCTTGCTGCCATTCCGCAGAATTTCGGCGGGGGCCAGAATCCTGGCGTGGGATTCAATGTTCCTGTCGGTAATGGCGAGAATGTCGGGTCGTCGTCATCGATCAATCTGCGTGGTCTAGGACCCGATGCAACGCTCACCCTCGTGAATGGGCATCGCCTGGCTTATGGAGGATATCGCCAAAGCATCGACGTTTCGTCCATCCCCTTCCTTGCGGTGGAAGCGATACAGATTGTGCCTGACGGCGCTTCAGCAATCTACGGCTCCGATGCGGTTGCGGGCGTGGCGAATATCCTGCTCAGGCGCAGGTTCGAGGGACTGCAGGTCCAGACAACGCTGGGCGCATCGACCGATGGAGGGAACACCGAGCAGATATACTCCGCGATGGGTGGGCTCAATTGGTCTTCCGGCAACATTCTGATTGCCTACGAATATGGGAAGAACACCGCAATCGACGCGAGCCAGAGGTCGTACACGCGGGAGGTCAATCCCGGCCTGACGCTCTATCCGGCGATGTCGCATCACAACGTGGCGATGTCATCGTCCACGCAGATCGTCCCTGCGGTAACGGCTGGGCTCGATGTGCTTGCAAACTGGCGCACCGCCCGCAACGGTTATGCTCTGAGCGGCGATCCGGCCGTGCCCCGTTATGACATCGCCAGCCCTCATTTCAGCCTGGCGGTAGCACCCAGCCTGAGGTGGGATATTGGCGAAGACTGGTCGCTTTCGGTCAACGGGACATTCGGGATCGATCGCGTGAAGACGAAGACCGATCAGGTTTCCGGCGCGACTGCGACGCCTGCCGTCCGGTCATGCTTCTGCAATTCATCCTGGTCAGTCGAAGCAGGCGCCACCGGCCGGATCTTTTCTCTTCCGGCAGGCGATGCAAAGATCGCCCTGGGGGGAGGACTTCGATCAAATACGCTCCATTCGAAACGCACCGTCGGAAGCGTCTCCGATATCAAGGCGACCCAGAATGTTCAGTTCGCCTACGCCGAAATTGCAGTGCCTCTGGTTGCCTCCGCTGGCATTCTGCAAAGCCTTTCTGCCAACGGCGCCGCCCGGTTCGAGCACTATTCCGGAATCGCCAGTGTCACGACACCGAAATTCGGACTGGTGGCGGACCTGTCCGGAGGCGTAAAGCTGCGCGCCAGTTGGGGCCGTTCGTTTCGTGCGCCCACCCTATTTCAGCTTTACGGAGATCCGTCGATCCTGCTCCGGCCGGCAAGCATAGCCGGCGGAACCGGACTTCCTGCGACTGCCACCATCCTTCAGCGCACTGGAGGCAATACCGACCTCAAGCCCGAACGCGCAACGACATGGTCCGCAGGTATCGAATTCAAGCCGGCTTTCGCACCGGGTTTGAAGCTCGAGGCGACTTACTTCAACATCCGTTACCAGAACAGGATCGTACAGCCGATACCGTATCTTTCCCGTGCCCTTTCGGACCCGGTTTATGCCGCCTACGTGCAGCGCAACCCATCGGCGAGCGATCAGGAATCCCTGCTCGCCCAAGGCACGTTCCTGAACCTTACAACCGCCGCCTACGATCCGGGCAATGTCGCTGCGATCATCGAGTTCAACTACACCAATGCAGCCTCGCAGTGGGTGGATGGCATCGACTTCCTGGCGCAATACGACCTTGATCTTGGCGATAGCTCGCACCTTCAGTTCGTTGCCAATGCGGGATATCTCCATTCTTCGCAGCGGCTCTCCCCACTTCAGAGTACAAATCAGGTTGCCGGCACGCTCTTCAATCCACCGAACTGGCGCGCCCGCGGTGGTGGCACGTGGAAGGGCGGGAACACTACGCTGTCTGCCTTCGGAAATTACACGGGCGGCGTAACCGACGTGCGCACGACTTCCGAAATTCCGGTTCCCGGGATGTTTACGCTCGATCTCGTCGCCGGCTACGAGATCCAGAGCTCGGTCAGGGCACTCGATGGTCTCGTCGTAAGGCTGTCCGCTCAAAACGTTCTGAACGACAAACCGTCACAGATCGCAACCTCGGCGGCATATCTCGCTGCTTACGATTCGACGAACTATTCAGCGTTCGGACGCGTCATCTCCTTCACGATCTCTCAGACGTTCTAG
- a CDS encoding FecR domain-containing protein translates to MTDVPSTGMQQLSETLLEEGAIWFARMRGPDAGDFQIEFEQWRRRSALHQAAYERAGEIYAAGRFLAAERKSHTRIANDNVRSTGGTLRWLAVAAVVGLGIALIAMVIQQRSMGVGSENHDIAQVGDSSEQRQYVGGDGASGPVRLSDGSLITLKPGTIVSQHFSADRRELRLEKGDARFEVAHEGRPFVVRAGGGSVTARGTIFDVRLAGGHQVVVKLLRGAIDVERPKQPDGESSPFSRLAAGESLSFLSNDAPTGPASSAGIPASIPASVDYAKPREFDRTPLTAVLAETRAASGVTILVADAGLGQMRVSGRFRVDDGQQVAERLAALFDLKVEQSAPDQVTLRQKN, encoded by the coding sequence ATGACTGACGTTCCCTCAACCGGCATGCAGCAGCTCTCCGAGACGCTTCTGGAAGAGGGCGCCATTTGGTTCGCCCGCATGCGCGGACCCGACGCCGGCGATTTTCAGATCGAATTCGAGCAATGGCGGAGACGCAGCGCGCTTCACCAAGCCGCCTACGAGAGGGCCGGCGAAATCTATGCCGCCGGCCGCTTCCTGGCCGCCGAGCGCAAGTCCCATACCCGTATTGCGAACGACAACGTCCGATCGACCGGCGGTACATTGAGATGGCTTGCCGTCGCCGCTGTCGTCGGGCTCGGTATCGCGCTGATCGCCATGGTAATTCAGCAACGCTCAATGGGGGTTGGTTCTGAAAACCACGATATCGCACAGGTCGGCGATAGCAGCGAGCAGCGGCAATACGTCGGCGGAGACGGTGCATCGGGCCCCGTTCGCCTGTCGGACGGTTCGCTGATCACCCTGAAACCCGGGACCATCGTCTCCCAGCATTTCAGTGCCGATCGGCGGGAATTGCGTCTCGAAAAAGGGGACGCCCGCTTCGAGGTTGCACATGAAGGACGCCCCTTCGTGGTCCGGGCTGGTGGCGGCAGTGTCACCGCCCGCGGTACGATTTTCGATGTTCGTCTCGCCGGAGGGCATCAGGTTGTCGTCAAACTCCTGCGCGGGGCGATTGACGTCGAACGTCCGAAGCAGCCGGATGGAGAAAGTTCGCCATTCTCACGCCTCGCGGCCGGTGAAAGCCTTTCCTTCCTTTCAAATGACGCGCCAACCGGCCCGGCAAGTTCGGCTGGAATTCCAGCCTCAATTCCAGCCTCCGTCGATTACGCAAAGCCACGCGAATTCGACCGAACGCCGCTTACGGCGGTCCTGGCCGAAACGCGTGCCGCCTCCGGCGTGACGATCCTCGTTGCCGATGCCGGTCTCGGGCAAATGCGTGTCAGTGGCAGATTCCGTGTCGATGACGGTCAACAGGTCGCGGAACGACTAGCCGCTCTGTTTGACCTGAAAGTGGAGCAGTCTGCTCCCGATCAAGTGACCTTGCGCCAGAAGAATTGA
- a CDS encoding RNA polymerase sigma factor: MLRVKKEERQGASQALFEDRKAFDRFYRREAPKLLQFLKRRIWIEEERADLVQEAFARLVAARSSAAQENPGSYVQGILRHLLADRARSWSRSQAARADETALPHQPEMPDAALELAQMQEQYRKAVDALPAKTREVFLLHRAEDLPYRQIAERLGISIRTVEWHVAQAVVRIGKSVASHD; encoded by the coding sequence ATGCTTCGGGTTAAAAAGGAAGAGCGCCAAGGCGCTTCGCAAGCCCTGTTCGAAGACCGAAAGGCATTCGACAGGTTCTATCGTCGGGAGGCTCCCAAGTTGCTTCAATTCCTGAAGCGAAGAATCTGGATCGAAGAAGAGCGGGCCGATCTCGTTCAGGAGGCCTTTGCGCGCCTCGTCGCGGCCAGGTCATCGGCGGCGCAGGAGAACCCTGGATCGTACGTGCAGGGTATCCTCCGACATCTTCTGGCTGACCGGGCTCGTTCCTGGTCACGCTCACAGGCTGCGCGCGCTGATGAAACGGCACTGCCACATCAACCTGAAATGCCGGATGCTGCCCTCGAACTGGCGCAAATGCAGGAGCAGTACCGAAAGGCGGTCGATGCGCTTCCGGCAAAAACCCGAGAGGTTTTCCTGTTGCACCGGGCCGAGGACCTGCCTTATCGCCAGATAGCAGAGCGCTTGGGGATCAGCATCAGAACGGTGGAATGGCACGTCGCGCAAGCGGTCGTCCGGATTGGAAAGAGCGTGGCTAGCCATGACTGA
- a CDS encoding MarR family winged helix-turn-helix transcriptional regulator, translating into MCIPAANEGFDNRRLMMMGLARRGLQILMAELGLDLFRQPALEMLFELYSKPADQTHSLTGLSSVTSTSERNSQRIVHRMEELTLVETVRDATDGRRTVVRLTDAGRQAIEAFLDDWASSAEFRAMILLETAGPQASAELARGS; encoded by the coding sequence ATGTGTATTCCGGCTGCCAACGAGGGCTTCGACAACCGCCGGCTGATGATGATGGGACTGGCCCGGCGCGGGCTGCAAATTCTTATGGCAGAACTTGGTCTCGACCTCTTTCGGCAGCCGGCCCTCGAGATGCTGTTCGAACTGTACAGCAAGCCTGCCGATCAAACCCACTCCCTGACCGGTTTAAGTTCGGTCACAAGCACATCCGAGCGCAATTCCCAAAGGATCGTTCATCGCATGGAAGAGCTGACCTTGGTGGAGACGGTACGAGATGCGACGGACGGCAGGAGGACAGTGGTCCGGCTCACCGATGCCGGGCGGCAGGCTATCGAGGCTTTTCTGGACGATTGGGCTTCCAGTGCCGAATTCAGGGCGATGATTTTGCTTGAGACTGCTGGGCCGCAGGCATCGGCTGAACTGGCGCGCGGGAGTTGA